In Paraburkholderia sprentiae WSM5005, a genomic segment contains:
- a CDS encoding 2-dehydropantoate 2-reductase, producing MKICIFGAGAIGGLMGVQLARAGADVSFIARGPHLAAMRERGARLIMDGETFSAPVRCTSDPRELGVQDFVIVTLKAHSLPGVVDAMQPLLGQHTAIVTGVNGIPYWYFYQHGGRFAGTRLASVDPDGSQWTKLGPERAIGCVLYPAAEIVEPGVIKHVYGKKFPIGEPSGERTSRIEQLHEIMQAAGFEAPIRDNIRDEIWLKLWGNLCFNPISALTHATLDVLTSDPGTRAVSRTMMLEAKRIADQFGVHFRVDVEKRIDGAGAVGAHKTSTLVDLENRRPMEIDPLLTVVQEMGRLVAEPTPTIDVVLALIKLREKMALQGN from the coding sequence ATGAAGATCTGCATCTTCGGAGCGGGAGCGATTGGCGGTTTAATGGGCGTGCAATTGGCACGCGCCGGCGCGGACGTTAGTTTCATTGCGCGCGGTCCGCATCTCGCGGCCATGCGTGAACGCGGCGCGCGCCTCATCATGGATGGCGAAACCTTCAGCGCGCCGGTGCGCTGCACGTCCGATCCGCGCGAACTCGGCGTCCAGGACTTCGTGATCGTCACGCTCAAGGCGCATTCGCTGCCTGGCGTGGTCGATGCGATGCAACCGCTGCTCGGCCAACACACGGCCATCGTTACCGGCGTCAACGGCATTCCGTATTGGTACTTCTATCAACACGGTGGACGCTTTGCCGGCACTCGCCTCGCCAGCGTCGACCCCGATGGTTCGCAATGGACGAAGCTCGGACCCGAGCGCGCGATCGGCTGCGTACTCTATCCGGCGGCCGAAATCGTCGAACCGGGGGTGATCAAACATGTGTACGGCAAAAAGTTTCCCATTGGCGAACCGAGTGGCGAGCGTACTTCGCGCATCGAGCAATTGCACGAGATCATGCAGGCGGCCGGATTCGAAGCGCCAATCCGCGACAACATCCGTGACGAAATCTGGCTCAAGCTATGGGGTAATCTGTGCTTCAACCCGATTAGCGCTTTGACGCACGCAACGCTCGATGTACTCACGAGCGACCCTGGCACCCGGGCGGTTTCCCGCACGATGATGCTCGAAGCGAAGCGCATTGCGGATCAATTCGGTGTGCACTTTCGTGTCGACGTGGAAAAGCGTATTGATGGCGCGGGCGCGGTCGGTGCACACAAGACATCGACGCTCGTCGATCTCGAGAACCGTCGGCCGATGGAAATCGATCCTCTGTTGACCGTCGTCCAGGAAATGGGCCGACTCGTGGCGGAACCGACGCCGACCATCGACGTCGTCCTCGCACTGATCAAGCTGCGCGAGAAGATGGCCTTACAGGGCAATTGA
- a CDS encoding aldehyde dehydrogenase family protein has product MEIQTDLRQHDLLIDGKRVPPGTGEYSVDINPATEEPIARVAQGSAADVDAAVRAARGALKVWNSIRAAERGRILQRLAGLMRDNLEELAALESLDGGKPIAAVMRQDVPAAIDTVEYYAGWCDKINGQVVPTRPDALTYTLREPVGVVAAIVPWNFPLMIGMWKIAPALACGCTLIVKPAEITPLTALRIGELALEAGVPPGVLNIVTGKGSVVGDALVSHPGIDKVTFTGSPAVGRGILQGAAGNFKRVTLELGGKSANLIFADANLDNAVRAAASGVFFNTGQVCSAGSRILAHRDVYDEVVERLTKRAKSIKVGDPSLRETSMGPLISAAQMKTVLGYVETGRSEGASLVTGGARVGDRGFFVEPTVFANVEHEMRISQEEIFGPVASVIRFNDEADAIRIANGTSYSLAAGVWSADLSRVHRVARDLRAGTVWVNTYGYTDVRLPWGGAGDSGFGREHGDVAIENFTEPKAVWVAIDQ; this is encoded by the coding sequence ATGGAAATCCAGACCGACCTCAGGCAACATGACCTGCTGATCGACGGCAAGCGGGTGCCGCCAGGCACCGGGGAATATTCCGTCGATATCAATCCCGCGACCGAGGAGCCGATTGCACGGGTCGCGCAAGGCAGCGCCGCCGACGTCGATGCCGCGGTGCGCGCCGCGCGCGGCGCATTGAAGGTATGGAATTCGATTCGGGCCGCCGAACGCGGCCGCATCCTCCAGCGGCTCGCGGGCCTGATGCGCGACAACTTGGAAGAACTCGCCGCGCTCGAAAGTCTCGACGGCGGCAAGCCGATTGCCGCGGTAATGCGTCAGGACGTGCCCGCCGCGATCGATACGGTCGAATACTACGCAGGATGGTGCGACAAGATCAACGGTCAGGTGGTGCCTACACGTCCCGATGCATTGACCTATACGCTGCGCGAACCCGTCGGCGTGGTCGCCGCAATCGTGCCCTGGAATTTTCCGCTGATGATCGGCATGTGGAAGATCGCGCCCGCGCTCGCATGCGGCTGCACGCTCATCGTCAAGCCAGCCGAGATCACGCCGCTCACTGCGCTGCGCATCGGCGAGCTGGCGCTCGAAGCGGGCGTGCCGCCGGGCGTGCTCAATATCGTCACCGGCAAGGGCAGCGTGGTGGGCGACGCGCTGGTCTCGCATCCCGGCATCGACAAGGTCACATTCACCGGCTCGCCTGCGGTCGGGCGAGGCATCCTGCAGGGCGCGGCGGGCAACTTCAAACGTGTGACGCTGGAGCTCGGCGGCAAGTCAGCCAACCTGATCTTTGCCGACGCGAATCTCGACAATGCGGTGCGAGCCGCGGCCTCCGGCGTGTTCTTCAACACGGGGCAAGTGTGTTCTGCCGGATCGCGGATACTCGCGCATCGCGACGTGTATGACGAAGTGGTCGAGCGTTTGACCAAGCGCGCGAAGTCGATCAAGGTGGGCGATCCATCGCTGCGTGAAACGTCGATGGGGCCGCTGATCTCCGCCGCGCAGATGAAGACCGTATTGGGCTATGTCGAGACAGGGCGTTCGGAAGGCGCGTCGCTCGTGACCGGCGGCGCGCGCGTCGGCGATCGCGGCTTCTTCGTCGAGCCGACCGTGTTCGCGAATGTCGAACACGAGATGCGCATTTCGCAGGAAGAAATCTTCGGGCCCGTGGCGAGCGTGATCCGTTTCAATGACGAAGCGGACGCGATCCGAATCGCCAATGGCACATCGTATAGTCTCGCGGCCGGCGTGTGGAGCGCGGACCTGAGCCGCGTGCATCGCGTGGCGCGTGACCTGAGGGCGGGCACGGTGTGGGTCAACACCTACGGCTATACGGACGTGCGTTTGCCGTGGGGCGGTGCTGGCGATTCAGGCTTTGGTCGCGAGCATGGCGACGTCGCGATCGAAAACTTTACGGAACCGAAGGCGGTGTGGGTGGCGATCGATCAATAA
- a CDS encoding LysR family transcriptional regulator has protein sequence MNVSLQQLKVFVAVARERSFTRAAREFDLTQSAVSRCVRELEDAVELKLFDRTTRQVELTNAGASLERRIGRLLDEIELTLVEERAAYDGHTGVVVFASSPVLSSSWVPRALAQCASIFPELIVSVRDQPQSSVLASVEQGEVDFGAVCVTESMDSPLLHAQVLFTTPLHAVLPATHPLARHDSIGWRGLRECPLITLNADTGVRAALGPVLAANELTRRPLQELGHVAAVARMVELGLGVGVLPVDPHWPSPGASLVSRPLVPETTLTTVLVHRRNRSLRPNAAAAWAQFVASTTDLRAARPVAGSVDGAPAETLA, from the coding sequence ATGAATGTTTCGCTGCAGCAGCTCAAGGTATTCGTCGCAGTCGCGCGCGAGCGGAGTTTCACGCGCGCGGCGCGCGAGTTCGATCTGACGCAGTCGGCCGTGAGCCGTTGCGTGCGCGAACTGGAGGATGCGGTTGAACTGAAACTGTTCGATCGCACGACACGCCAGGTCGAGCTGACGAATGCGGGCGCGAGCCTCGAGAGAAGAATTGGCCGGTTGCTCGATGAAATCGAATTGACGCTGGTGGAGGAGCGCGCTGCTTATGACGGACACACGGGCGTCGTCGTATTCGCGAGTAGTCCGGTGTTGTCATCGAGCTGGGTGCCGCGGGCTTTGGCGCAGTGTGCGTCGATCTTTCCCGAGCTGATCGTGTCGGTCAGGGATCAGCCTCAAAGCAGCGTGCTGGCTAGCGTCGAGCAGGGCGAAGTGGATTTCGGCGCGGTCTGCGTGACCGAATCCATGGATAGTCCTCTATTACATGCTCAAGTACTTTTCACTACGCCACTGCACGCGGTGCTTCCCGCCACGCATCCGCTGGCGCGGCACGACAGCATCGGCTGGCGCGGGTTGCGCGAATGTCCGCTGATCACGCTGAATGCGGATACGGGCGTGCGCGCCGCGCTCGGACCGGTACTCGCCGCGAACGAATTGACACGCCGGCCATTGCAGGAACTCGGACATGTCGCGGCGGTAGCGCGCATGGTCGAATTGGGTCTTGGTGTCGGCGTATTGCCTGTCGATCCGCATTGGCCTTCGCCGGGCGCTTCACTGGTGAGTCGTCCACTGGTGCCCGAAACGACGTTGACGACCGTCCTCGTGCACCGCCGGAATCGCTCGCTTCGTCCCAATGCGGCGGCTGCGTGGGCGCAGTTCGTCGCGTCGACGACTGATCTGCGCGCAGCCAGGCCCGTTGCCGGAAGCGTAGATGGAGCGCCGGCCGAAACGCTTGCGTAA
- the oxlT gene encoding oxalate/formate MFS antiporter, which produces MDDITQQSTTRNSWRNRWWQLVIGMVCMALVANLQYAWTLFVAPMHARHHWSEASIQLAFSIFILTETWLVPFEGWLVDRFGPRPVVAAGAVCAGLSWILNSHATTLGMLYFAAVIGGIGAGGVYGTCVGNALKWFPDRRGLAAGLTAAGFGAGAALTVIPIANMITRRGYEDTFLFFGIVQGVSILLLAMLLTRPILRQQGARKSRFAVSKVDFTSRQMIKTPVFWVIYASFVAVAAGGLMATAQIGPIAKDWGIARIPMSVFGATLPLLTLTLSIDNIFNGLTRPLSGFISDKIGRENTMFVIFIGEGLALLGMMQFGTNPYAFMVFAALIFLFWGEIFSIFPATCADTFGSKYAAANAGTLYTAKGTASLLVPIASVLAATGGWNLVFIVSAVITITAGVCAKFILEPMRRRWIESHNQPPQGALAVAGHGNGNASRMSHWPEQTGE; this is translated from the coding sequence ATGGACGATATCACCCAGCAATCGACGACCCGCAATTCCTGGCGTAACCGATGGTGGCAACTCGTCATCGGCATGGTGTGCATGGCGCTGGTGGCGAATCTGCAATATGCGTGGACGTTATTCGTGGCTCCCATGCATGCGCGGCATCACTGGAGCGAGGCGTCGATCCAGCTCGCGTTTTCGATCTTCATTCTGACGGAGACGTGGCTCGTGCCGTTCGAGGGTTGGCTCGTCGATCGATTCGGGCCCCGCCCGGTGGTGGCAGCCGGCGCCGTATGCGCGGGTTTGTCGTGGATTCTCAATTCGCATGCGACGACACTTGGCATGTTGTATTTCGCCGCGGTGATTGGCGGGATAGGCGCGGGCGGTGTGTACGGAACATGCGTCGGCAATGCGCTCAAATGGTTTCCCGACCGGCGCGGTCTCGCGGCGGGTTTGACGGCGGCGGGCTTTGGCGCAGGCGCGGCGCTGACGGTGATTCCGATTGCGAACATGATTACGCGCCGCGGCTATGAAGACACGTTCCTGTTCTTCGGCATCGTGCAAGGCGTCAGCATTCTGCTGCTCGCAATGCTCCTGACCCGGCCGATCCTGCGTCAGCAAGGGGCACGCAAGAGCCGCTTCGCGGTCTCGAAAGTCGATTTCACCTCGCGCCAGATGATCAAAACGCCGGTGTTCTGGGTGATCTATGCGTCGTTCGTCGCGGTCGCGGCGGGCGGTTTGATGGCGACCGCGCAGATCGGACCGATCGCGAAAGACTGGGGCATAGCGCGCATTCCGATGTCGGTCTTCGGCGCGACGTTGCCGCTGCTGACTCTCACGCTGTCGATCGACAATATCTTCAACGGCTTGACGCGTCCGTTGTCCGGCTTCATTTCCGACAAGATCGGCCGTGAAAACACGATGTTCGTGATCTTCATCGGCGAGGGGCTCGCGTTGCTCGGCATGATGCAGTTCGGCACCAATCCGTATGCGTTCATGGTCTTTGCCGCGCTGATCTTCCTGTTCTGGGGCGAGATCTTCTCGATCTTCCCGGCGACTTGTGCCGATACGTTCGGCAGCAAGTACGCGGCCGCCAATGCGGGCACGTTGTACACGGCGAAGGGCACGGCATCGTTGCTGGTGCCGATCGCGTCGGTACTCGCGGCGACGGGCGGCTGGAACCTCGTCTTCATCGTCTCGGCCGTCATCACGATCACAGCCGGCGTTTGCGCGAAGTTCATACTCGAGCCGATGCGCAGGCGTTGGATCGAATCGCACAATCAACCTCCTCAGGGCGCGCTGGCCGTCGCGGGACACGGCAATGGCAACGCGTCGCGAATGAGTCACTGGCCCGAGCAGACCGGCGAATAA
- a CDS encoding LysR family transcriptional regulator translates to MTMRNATLRQLKVFETVARHLSFSRAAEELHLTQPAVSTQVRQLEEHAGLPLFEQLGKKIYLTPAGTEMLHYSRAIMQQFHEVDEAMSQLKGVSGGKLNVAVISAGDYFFPRLLAEFTRRYSGVDLNLAVHNREELLHQLATNQTDLAVMVRPPHETDATNEPFAPHPYVIVAAPTHPLAHKRNIRFSQLANEAFIVRERGSDTWNSMEEGFAGRLSNLKIAMEIKSTETIKQAVIAGMGIAFLSAHTISLELQLGHLVVLDVESFPVMLNWYVVHRKNKRLPPVAVAFKRFLMEEGAALIEKITRVKELTVHKP, encoded by the coding sequence ATGACGATGCGCAACGCAACGCTGCGGCAGCTGAAGGTCTTTGAAACGGTGGCACGCCACCTGAGTTTTTCGCGCGCTGCCGAGGAATTGCATCTGACTCAGCCGGCCGTCTCCACCCAGGTTCGGCAACTCGAGGAACATGCGGGGCTGCCTCTGTTCGAGCAACTCGGCAAAAAGATCTATCTGACGCCGGCCGGCACCGAAATGCTCCATTACAGCCGCGCGATCATGCAGCAGTTCCATGAAGTCGACGAAGCGATGAGTCAGTTGAAGGGCGTCTCCGGCGGAAAGCTGAATGTCGCTGTCATCAGCGCCGGCGACTATTTTTTCCCGCGGCTTCTCGCCGAATTCACGCGTCGCTATTCCGGTGTGGATCTGAATCTCGCGGTGCACAACCGCGAAGAATTGCTGCATCAACTGGCGACCAATCAGACCGACCTGGCTGTGATGGTGCGTCCTCCGCACGAGACCGACGCGACCAATGAACCGTTCGCGCCGCATCCCTACGTGATCGTCGCGGCGCCCACCCACCCGCTTGCTCACAAGCGCAATATCCGCTTCAGTCAACTCGCGAACGAAGCGTTCATCGTGCGCGAACGCGGCTCCGATACCTGGAATTCGATGGAAGAAGGTTTCGCCGGCCGCCTGTCCAATCTGAAGATTGCCATGGAGATCAAGAGCACCGAGACGATCAAGCAGGCGGTCATTGCCGGAATGGGCATCGCGTTTCTGTCCGCCCATACGATCAGCCTCGAGTTGCAACTGGGGCATCTGGTCGTGCTCGACGTCGAGAGCTTCCCGGTCATGCTCAATTGGTACGTCGTGCATAGGAAGAATAAACGTCTGCCGCCGGTTGCCGTCGCCTTCAAACGCTTCCTGATGGAAGAAGGCGCCGCTCTGATCGAAAAGATCACGCGCGTGAAGGAATTGACCGTGCATAAGCCGTAA
- a CDS encoding HAD family hydrolase, producing MNHAPVESRITTRNARTAAADHEDHPDDAHLSAYNAAFSDLGLRFRWDRATFDMLKEFNGELARITAYIERYHSHLHRAYDADFLAQLILHRKTQYYSEFAPAVGE from the coding sequence ATGAACCACGCTCCGGTTGAATCCCGCATCACCACACGCAACGCTCGCACAGCCGCGGCGGACCACGAAGACCATCCCGACGATGCGCATCTGAGCGCCTACAATGCTGCCTTCAGTGACCTTGGGCTGAGGTTTCGGTGGGATCGCGCCACATTCGACATGCTCAAAGAGTTCAACGGCGAGTTGGCGCGAATCACCGCTTATATCGAGCGCTATCACAGTCACCTGCATCGCGCGTACGATGCCGACTTTCTCGCGCAACTGATTCTGCACAGGAAGACGCAGTACTATAGCGAATTCGCGCCGGCAGTCGGTGAATAA
- a CDS encoding NAD(P)(+) transhydrogenase (Re/Si-specific) subunit beta, which yields MPQACGSAVWMDLSLLLAVAVSIALVAVLTRSRPRMVALLGGGMGLAVMSTGFTRYLSAAACENTERIELFAAVSIGALIFATSAITLCRLHGVLQLDAVARPGHHVVNLFSLLLCGWLGYGFITEHAQPDGLAALLAAGALAMAMGAHLMLSREYSVDPPHRAGRDGCALRTHSFAARSDGVTIGKPGLLANIEWHGGDEQRWALREVVPSTMGVSTYADRRGGRDGRRGNGRQRDCARKCTHKRPAHFTTRADQ from the coding sequence ATGCCGCAAGCCTGTGGGAGTGCCGTGTGGATGGATCTGTCGTTGCTGCTCGCCGTGGCCGTCAGCATTGCGTTGGTCGCGGTGCTGACGCGCAGCAGGCCCCGGATGGTTGCATTGCTGGGCGGCGGCATGGGTTTGGCGGTCATGTCGACAGGTTTCACGCGCTATCTGTCGGCAGCGGCGTGTGAGAACACCGAGCGCATCGAACTATTTGCCGCCGTATCGATTGGCGCGCTGATCTTCGCAACCTCCGCGATTACGCTCTGCAGGTTGCACGGCGTGTTGCAACTCGATGCAGTCGCACGGCCGGGACATCACGTCGTCAATCTGTTTTCGCTGCTGTTGTGCGGATGGCTCGGCTACGGCTTCATCACCGAACACGCGCAGCCGGATGGACTCGCGGCCTTGCTCGCAGCGGGCGCGCTGGCGATGGCAATGGGCGCGCATCTGATGCTGAGCCGGGAGTACTCGGTCGATCCCCCTCACAGGGCGGGACGCGACGGGTGCGCACTGCGCACGCATTCCTTCGCCGCGCGCAGCGATGGCGTGACGATCGGCAAGCCGGGCCTGCTCGCGAACATCGAGTGGCATGGCGGCGACGAGCAGAGGTGGGCGCTTCGCGAGGTCGTGCCGTCGACGATGGGTGTGAGCACCTACGCAGATCGAAGAGGAGGGCGGGACGGTAGACGCGGCAATGGCCGGCAGCGCGACTGTGCCCGCAAATGTACGCACAAGCGGCCTGCTCATTTCACTACGCGCGCTGATCAATGA
- a CDS encoding fumarylacetoacetate hydrolase family protein, with protein MQTWMRFMSGDGGIVFGRVEGAYLHEYESLAQPVATGAVLSLRALTPLAPCAPGKIVALWNNYHALAAKLDKPVPTHPLFLLKPAASVIGAGEPIRRPRHYAGKIVYEGELGIVIGKRCRDVDMQQAEAAIFGYTLVNDVTAADLLNENPHFPQWCRAKGFDTFCCVGPAIVSGFDWRAARLLTTLDGVERQNYPLADMVFSPAEQVSLISQDLTLEPGDVIACGTSVGVGSIRDGATVSITIDGIGTLTNTLSAAKRDEPQRLGDTAKVV; from the coding sequence ATGCAGACGTGGATGCGGTTCATGTCGGGCGATGGCGGCATCGTGTTCGGTCGTGTCGAAGGCGCCTATCTGCACGAGTACGAAAGTCTCGCGCAGCCGGTGGCGACCGGCGCGGTACTGTCACTGCGTGCATTGACGCCACTGGCGCCGTGCGCGCCCGGCAAGATCGTCGCGCTGTGGAACAACTATCACGCGCTCGCGGCGAAGCTCGACAAACCCGTGCCGACGCATCCGCTGTTTCTGCTGAAACCGGCGGCGTCGGTGATCGGCGCGGGCGAGCCGATCCGCCGGCCGCGTCACTACGCGGGAAAAATCGTCTACGAAGGCGAGCTCGGCATCGTGATCGGCAAGCGTTGTCGCGATGTGGATATGCAGCAAGCGGAGGCGGCGATCTTCGGCTACACGCTCGTCAACGACGTCACCGCCGCTGATTTGCTCAACGAGAATCCGCATTTTCCGCAGTGGTGTCGCGCGAAGGGTTTCGATACGTTCTGCTGTGTGGGTCCGGCCATCGTCTCCGGTTTCGACTGGCGGGCGGCGCGCTTGTTGACGACGCTCGATGGCGTCGAGCGTCAGAACTATCCGCTTGCCGATATGGTCTTTTCGCCGGCCGAGCAGGTGAGTCTGATCTCGCAGGATCTGACGCTCGAACCCGGCGACGTGATCGCGTGTGGCACCTCGGTGGGCGTGGGGTCCATCAGGGACGGTGCAACGGTGTCGATCACCATCGATGGGATCGGCACGCTGACCAATACCTTGAGCGCGGCGAAGCGTGACGAGCCACAGCGATTGGGCGATACCGCGAAGGTCGTTTGA
- the frc gene encoding formyl-CoA transferase has protein sequence MAKALDGVRILDFTHVQSGPTCTQLLAWFGADVIKVERAGAGDITREQLRDIPDVDSLYFTMLNHNKRSITIDTKHPEGKQVLEALIRKCDVLVENFAPGALDRMGFSWERIQELNPRMIVASVKGFGPGPYEDCKVYENVAQCAGGAASTTGFDDGPPVVTGAQIGDSGTGLHLALGIVTALYQRTHTGRGQRVLAAMQDGVLNLCRVKLRDQQRLDRTGVMKEYPQYPNGTFGEAVPRAGNASGGGQPGWILKCKGWETDPNAYIYFITQAPVWAKICNVIGKEEWATDPAYATAPARLPRLKEIFAEIERWTMTKTKFEAMQILNKHDIPCGPILSMKEIAEEPSLRKTGTIVEVDHPKRGKYLSVGNPIKLSDSPTDVKRSPLLGEHTDEVMAELGYSTEQITALRTAGAI, from the coding sequence ATGGCCAAGGCACTCGACGGTGTGCGCATCCTCGATTTCACGCATGTGCAATCGGGGCCGACCTGCACGCAATTGCTCGCATGGTTCGGCGCGGACGTGATCAAGGTGGAACGGGCAGGCGCGGGCGACATCACGCGCGAGCAGCTGCGCGATATCCCCGACGTGGATAGCCTGTACTTCACGATGCTCAATCACAACAAGCGCTCGATCACGATCGATACCAAGCACCCGGAAGGCAAGCAGGTGCTCGAAGCGTTGATCCGGAAATGCGATGTACTGGTCGAAAACTTCGCACCGGGCGCGCTCGACAGGATGGGCTTCAGCTGGGAGCGGATTCAGGAATTGAACCCGCGCATGATCGTCGCGTCGGTGAAGGGTTTCGGCCCCGGTCCTTACGAGGACTGCAAAGTGTATGAAAACGTCGCGCAATGCGCGGGCGGCGCGGCGTCGACCACCGGCTTCGACGACGGGCCGCCGGTCGTGACCGGCGCGCAGATCGGCGATAGCGGCACGGGTCTGCATCTCGCGCTGGGTATCGTCACCGCGCTTTATCAACGCACGCACACCGGACGCGGCCAGCGCGTGCTCGCGGCCATGCAGGACGGCGTGCTCAATCTGTGCCGCGTCAAACTACGCGATCAGCAGCGGCTCGACCGCACCGGCGTGATGAAAGAGTATCCGCAATACCCGAACGGCACGTTCGGCGAGGCGGTGCCGCGCGCGGGCAATGCGTCGGGCGGTGGGCAGCCTGGCTGGATTCTGAAGTGCAAGGGGTGGGAGACCGACCCTAACGCCTACATCTACTTCATCACGCAGGCGCCCGTGTGGGCGAAGATCTGTAACGTGATCGGCAAGGAGGAGTGGGCCACGGACCCCGCCTATGCGACGGCCCCTGCGCGTCTGCCGCGATTGAAGGAAATCTTCGCCGAGATCGAACGCTGGACGATGACGAAGACCAAGTTCGAGGCGATGCAGATCCTGAACAAACACGACATTCCCTGCGGCCCGATCCTGTCGATGAAGGAAATTGCCGAGGAGCCGTCGCTGCGCAAGACCGGCACGATCGTCGAAGTCGATCATCCGAAGCGCGGCAAGTATCTGAGCGTGGGCAATCCTATCAAGCTGTCCGACAGCCCGACCGACGTCAAGCGCTCGCCGCTGCTTGGCGAACATACCGATGAAGTCATGGCGGAGCTCGGTTATTCGACCGAGCAGATCACGGCGCTGCGCACGGCTGGCGCGATCTAG
- a CDS encoding thiamine pyrophosphate-binding protein, whose product MSAVVSTLSPATATTTADDTLKQKARDAGVVSGGHLVAKALKHEGVDTIFTLCGGHIIDIYDGCVDEGIRIIDVRHEQVAAHAADGYARQTGKLGCVVTTAGPGCTNAVTGIATAFRSESPILHIGGQGALTQHKMGSLQDLPHVDIMAPITKFAASVSSTERVADMISMAARECFNGAPGPAYLEIPRDVLDREVDAARAIVPQPGRYRASTKSIGDPRDIEKLADLLVDAERPAILYGQQVWTARGHEEAIALLRGVEIPGYFNGASRGLLPPGDPHHFDRTRSQAFANADVLIVVGTPFDFRMGYGRRISKELTLVQIDMDYRTVGKNRDIDLGLVGDPGAILAAVLQAASGRLKDDKRQARRKWMAQLRDAEASATEKLMPLFRSNSTPIHPYRVAYELNEFLSDDTVYIGDGGDVVTISAQAVRPRRPGQWMDPGALGSLGVGTGFALAAKLAHPHKEVLCYYGDGSFGMTAFDMETANRFGAPYLAVIGNNSAMNQIRYGQLAKYGEERGNVGNLLGDVPFSKFAEMLGGYGEEVRDPAQIASALQRAREAIHRTGRSAVVNIWVDPREYAPGTKNQTMYK is encoded by the coding sequence ATGTCCGCAGTTGTTTCAACCCTGAGTCCGGCCACGGCCACCACCACTGCCGACGACACGCTGAAGCAAAAGGCCCGCGACGCGGGCGTCGTGTCGGGTGGCCACCTGGTCGCGAAGGCGCTGAAACACGAGGGCGTCGACACGATCTTCACGCTGTGCGGCGGCCACATCATCGATATCTACGACGGTTGCGTCGACGAAGGCATCCGCATCATCGACGTGCGTCACGAGCAGGTCGCCGCGCATGCGGCCGACGGCTACGCGCGCCAGACCGGCAAGCTCGGCTGCGTGGTGACGACCGCCGGTCCCGGGTGCACGAACGCGGTGACCGGCATCGCCACCGCGTTCCGCTCGGAAAGCCCGATCCTGCACATCGGCGGGCAGGGCGCGCTCACGCAACACAAAATGGGCTCGCTGCAGGACCTGCCGCACGTCGACATCATGGCGCCGATCACGAAGTTCGCCGCGAGCGTGTCGAGCACCGAGCGCGTCGCGGACATGATCTCGATGGCTGCGCGCGAGTGCTTCAACGGCGCACCCGGTCCCGCCTACCTGGAAATTCCGCGCGACGTGCTCGACCGCGAAGTCGACGCGGCGCGCGCGATCGTGCCGCAGCCGGGCCGCTATCGCGCGTCGACGAAATCGATCGGCGATCCGCGCGACATCGAGAAACTCGCGGACCTGCTGGTCGATGCCGAACGGCCTGCGATCCTGTACGGTCAGCAGGTGTGGACCGCGCGCGGTCACGAGGAAGCGATCGCGCTGCTGCGCGGCGTCGAGATTCCCGGCTATTTCAACGGCGCGAGCCGCGGGCTGCTGCCGCCCGGCGATCCGCATCACTTCGATCGCACGCGTTCGCAGGCGTTTGCGAATGCCGACGTGCTGATCGTGGTCGGCACGCCGTTCGATTTCCGCATGGGCTACGGTCGACGTATCAGCAAGGAATTGACGCTCGTCCAGATCGATATGGACTATCGGACGGTCGGCAAGAATCGCGATATCGATCTGGGCCTCGTCGGCGATCCGGGCGCGATTCTCGCCGCGGTGCTGCAAGCCGCGAGCGGTCGACTCAAGGACGACAAGCGCCAGGCGCGCCGCAAATGGATGGCGCAGTTGCGCGACGCCGAGGCGAGCGCGACCGAAAAACTGATGCCGCTATTCCGCTCGAACAGCACGCCGATTCATCCGTATCGCGTCGCGTACGAACTCAACGAGTTCCTGTCCGACGACACCGTCTATATCGGCGACGGCGGCGACGTCGTAACGATCTCCGCGCAAGCGGTGCGGCCGCGCCGCCCGGGGCAGTGGATGGACCCGGGCGCGCTCGGCTCGCTCGGCGTCGGTACCGGCTTCGCGCTCGCCGCGAAGCTCGCGCATCCGCACAAGGAAGTGCTCTGCTATTACGGCGACGGCTCGTTCGGTATGACAGCGTTCGACATGGAAACCGCGAACCGCTTCGGCGCACCGTATCTCGCGGTCATCGGCAACAACTCGGCGATGAATCAGATCCGCTACGGCCAGCTTGCCAAGTACGGCGAAGAACGCGGCAACGTCGGCAATCTGCTCGGCGACGTGCCGTTCAGCAAATTCGCCGAAATGCTCGGCGGCTATGGCGAGGAAGTGCGCGATCCCGCGCAGATCGCGAGCGCGCTACAGCGTGCGCGCGAAGCGATTCATCGCACCGGCCGCTCGGCGGTAGTCAACATCTGGGTCGACCCGCGCGAATACGCACCGGGCACGAAGAACCAGACCATGTACAAATAA